The Papaver somniferum cultivar HN1 chromosome 6, ASM357369v1, whole genome shotgun sequence genome segment TGCCAAGGCCAAAATGCTCGTttcataaaactcaaaaaaacTTATTTCGACCAATATGaagcgagggtttcctcaccgttctacgtgggagctttatttatctaggcctttaagtctttagatgtaAGAATTTTTTTAGCTCTGATTTAGGTACAACATTAATATATCAGTATCAAGAAACACAATCAATACTTAGTTATTTCTGAATTGGACAACATCAATAAGAGCAACATAGCACGATACACAATACTAGAATACATGTTAAGAAGAAAGAAATAGAAAGCATCAAGTTATCAAAATTGATTTCATGACTTAGGCCGGTTCCTATAGAAACTGGCTAAACCCTCCATTTTCCATGCCAGCTGGCCTGGCAAACTGGCCGAGCCACTATGAGAGAAAACATAAGCGGTCGAGTCTCCACCGAACGGTTGAGCAAAGACTGACCGGCCTTAAGAAGACCGCTAGAGGTCGAGACTCGACCGTTAACGATCTCTTTAAAACCGGTCGGTCTTGTAATCGTCGGTTATCAAATAGTGAAATAACGACTATCCCCCCCCCCCCACGTTTCCCTATAAATTCATCCCATTCAGTTCAATTTAATCACACCTAATTTTCTCATTAACTCTATCTTACTCACTCTTTTGTACCTTAATCatctgtttaatttttttttccaactcaATGGATATGGAttcttctgacgaagaagtgcgtATTCATATGGATCAATTTGAAGAACACCAACGAATATTCGTTCAGGGTTGAATCAAATTGATGATGAGTCAGATGAAGATAAAGAACTAACCAACAACTTGATGCAGCTATATTCATCGGGGCAAATACCTAGATATCCAGAGCCAAGAGAAGTCttcacaagaagatatacgtaccGGGTTCGGGATGAATGGCAcgagaagctgatgcacgattattttcttcctgaCTATGCGTTCTCTGATAAAAATTTCCAAGACCGATTTCGCATGCCCAGACATTTGGTGCTAAAGATTATTGGTGAGCTTTTCCatgtagaacctcaatttaattatcagtatgatgcactgaatattagggGTCATAGCCCTGAACAAAAGGTTACTTCGGCTTTGAGGATTTTAGGATATGGCAGACCTCCGGATTCTAATGATGAGTACCTTCGCATTGGCAAAACAACTGCATACAAGTATCTTGCTttgttttgcgaaacaatgattaatcattttggtcctacCTATTTATGAAAACCAACTGATGCAGATGTTAGAGAAATATCAAAGCAGAATCAGGAAAGGGGATTTCCTGGAATGctgggtagtcttgactgcatgcattgggtatggaccGGATGCCCTACCTATTGGTCCGGTCATTATAAGGGTCACTGCGTAAAACCAACAGTGATCCTTGAGgctgctgcttcttatgattgttggatatggcacaCTTTTTTTGGTCTCCCGGGATCTCGAAACGATA includes the following:
- the LOC113290694 gene encoding uncharacterized protein LOC113290694 → MAVLAMGIDGRLNQIDDESDEDKELTNNLMQLYSSGQIPRYPEPREVFTRRYTYRVRDEWHEKLMHDYFLPDYAFSDKNFQDRFRMPRHLVLKIIGELFHVEPQFNYQYDALNIRGHSPEQKVTSALRILGYGRPPDSNDEYLRIDVREISKQNQERGFPGMLGSLDCMHWVNFSINGNHYTHGYYLADEIYPKWSTLVQCYHQPPAGEMGRSYSYFNSKQMNLRKDVERAFGILKRKFAIVCGPYRGLSAREMHKTMLTCIIMHNMVIQETRRNKNC